The Nicotiana tabacum cultivar K326 chromosome 5, ASM71507v2, whole genome shotgun sequence sequence ataattatatataagtGGGTCCCCctgtagcgaccaacgttggtcgctaatctcagtatacctttgaccaagcaagtctgaccagtccggtcaatattttgacgaaattagcgaccaaccttggtcgctaatgtatatcaaataattattttattattttcgccaatttagcgaccaactttggccacttttcttgacagaccaactttggtcgctaaagtttggtcgcttttttccggaattctagtagtggatctcgacaggtacctcgatTCTCGAACCTGATACCTTATCCTCGTGCTTTGGCCTGATTCACTGCGGGGCCGACCTTTGATGCAACTCCCTGGTCTCGATCAAATAGTAGAATCGGGCAGGCCTgccggttttaaccgtatacatatccacttaaccaaaaaaaaaatcatagtttCTATAATATGAGCAGAGCTAATGTATTTCTAGAAAGTAAAATACTTTTGATCTTGTCAGATTGAATATCGAATCATGTCTCCAGTATTTCAACCTTGCGGAGCAGTTCTAATTAGCCAAGCTTCGAATACTACTCCCTTTTTCCACGTATTGATTTATTCTTTTTAAAAGAATATTATCTTTCTATATTTAAGAATACTTTGATTTAATTTTCTTGCTTTATCTTTAATATTATgctcttataaccacataaatgacataatatgTTTAACACCACAATTCAAGATGAGAATATTTTTGAAGCGTGTCAAAAAAAAATTCCTCTTAAATTTGGTATTTAGTCAAAACTATCATTTAATTGGAAGGAAAGGAGTAATTACTCGATTTTAATCCATTTTGTAACTATACTCAtactaaatacatttttaataaaataagctACCTAACCAAAGTCAAAAAGGTCCTTTAAAGcctcaaacaaaacaaaatcagcACGATGATATATCCGAGTAAACACAAACGTGCTTtccacttcatcttcttcatatcACATTCCACGTCTACAATCATGGCATATCATATATTTCCCTTCTTGTATTGAACCCTCGAAGTCGAAGCTCTTTCAAGaaaattaacaaataataatgCCATCACCAAAAACACTGCCGATGGGCCGTCTTCAACCAGGAAATGTTGTCGCTCCCGACAGGTCACCCTCCCGGTTACCTGCCGCCCCGGTTCTCTTGCCACAATCATCTCACAAGAAAGGTCAATGGAAATCCACAAAACTTTTCCGACGTGCAGTTAAGTCAGTTTTCCGGTCATTTCCAGTGATAAACCCTCCGTGCAAGATGCCGGTTTCTCTCCATGGAAACCGGATGCACGAAGGACACATACATGGTGGAAAACAAATGACAGGAACCCTATTTGGGTACCGAAAAGCTAGGGTTAATCTTGCCATTCAAGAAACCCCTAGAAGCGTTCCTTTGCTTGTGCTGGAACTGTCCATACATACAGGTAAGCTGCTCCAAGACATGGGTTCCGGACTTGTTAGAATTGCTCTTGAGTGTGAAAAGAACCCCTCCGAGAAACTCAAACTTATCGATGAACCCATATGGACCATGTACTGCAACGGACGGAAAGCTGGCTATGCTGTGAAGAGAGGACCCACTGAGGATGATTTGAAGGTCATGCAGAACCTGCATGCAGTGTCCATGGGAGCCGGGGTTCTGCCCAGTCAGAAGGCCGACTCCCCAGAGGGGGAGCTTACTTACATGAGAGCATTCTTTGAACGGGCAATTGGATCTAAAGATTCGGAGACTTATTACATGATGAACCCCAATGGCACCAGTGGCCCTGAGCTGAGCATCTTTTTCGTTAGGGTTTGAtctcaatacatattcaaatgcAAATAGAAAGAAAGGGTGAAATAGCAAAGAGAATTGTCTTTTTAattctgtttttccttttcatttgtcccccttttgaattttcgtttagaTAGCTCGGTTATATACATCGGAGCAATCTTTCTTATTGTCAAAGCAACATGAAGGGATCAAAGCGCACCTTATATGAAGCATGTCAATTACATCAACATATGTTTAGTTCAATGAAAATCATTAttaatgtttgttagataatattttatttggttggtgagtgaaaaatatttttaaaatatatattaaaaattaataaaaatattagcaAATTAGATAgtgttttaataaaattttaagtataAACGATTAATAATAACATAGTGTTGGTTTGAGAAAATGATAGTATCACTACAAAAAAGTGCCTAATTGCAGGGGCTAATTAAGAAGAGAAACTTTCAAAAACCACTAcgttttagggtgtgtttggtgtAACAGAAAATGTTTtccgtggaaaatattttccaagaaaatgttttcttggaaaacaagtagtaatcttatttatttttccggtgtttggtacccaaattaaggaaaatgacttctcaaaagtattcataaataatttagatataataaacatgaagccataaactttcaaaccaacaaccttccggacccacaaatttcataaactttcgaaccgctaaactttcaaaatcgcggaatttcgaacccgtaaactttataatttctaaacctgtaaacttccaaacacataaacatccgaactcataattttggaacttataaaattttgagcctttaaactgataaataataaaattaaaactgaaaaatatatttaaattttttggaagggggggggggggcagagggtggggggaggggggggacagtaaaacaaaaaaaatagaaatttaaattacaaaaaaaaagtaaaattttttttTGTGGGGCAGGTTGGGGGGTTGGGGTGGGTGGtgtagaaaaatgaaaaaacagaaatttaaaattgcaaaaaaaaaaattaaggtaaatttttttttttttttgtggggggggggaaggggtgaaggggtagtagggtgggtggtaacggaaaaactgaaatttgaaaaaaaaaacctttttttggagaggggtggggtgggttggtgagggtggggaaggagctttggaaaatgttttcccttctcttgataaggaaaatattttcctccaggaggaaaatgaattgataaggaaaatgttttccaaaacgtTTTAGCCAACCAAACACGGGAAAATCGGAAAAAATTTCCTGAAAAGAGAaactttcagaaaccactatgttttagtggttattagctagttgtagctaccatttactatattacttcctataactatgttttcagattttttagagtatattcgatgtatttaagctaccgtattcatgaatacagtaacatttctaggcgtgaaataggggattacaactagacagatttttgtattcgaatgtattcgactgtattcatggcgtgaaacatgggattataactggacagattattgtattcgactatattcatggcgtgaaacaggggattacactatttttaaacggaaagtgaatcaattaacataatggACTCCTAATATagctcaacaaactcaattataacacacaaattttgtatttccaaCTAGAAAAAAGATTCTCggccgaaaaataccccaaaaatataacaatcttcagagaaattatataatacatctgaataaataaattatattaattaaaaaaaacatatgaatacattcatggaatatagcgagatagtgaatacaataaaatacatagaatacataaggatacattgaaatacaataaaaaagacaacgaatacaatgaaatacatagaatacaacgatatacattgaaatacaatgaaaaaaaacaatgaatacaataaaatacagcgagatacattgaaatatattaacagaaaatacAAGTTCCATTACAACGAGAAAATATCTATCAAAATTTTTCCTTCTTCCATTGCTTTTTCAAGAGCAACTGTCTGTAAATGACGACAATTTCATTGTCTTTTGTTTGGCTGTATAGGCTTTGTGTACTCTTTTAGCAAATAAAAACATTAGACTTGAGAGAGAAATTTCAtgacttcttctccttctccagCGAGATTGAAATTTGACTGTGAATGATATTGGGAGGCTGAGGGCGGCAGTATCAATGAATAACGGCCACGGTCAAAAAGGTGACGGTGGCAATTGCTCCAGCGTCCAGCGGAGGAGAAGACATCGGGaagtaaagagagagagagagagggagaataGATATGGGGCAGGGGATAGGAGAAATTTGAGGAGAtatgagagaaaaaaataatacaaagcttattttatggcttaaaggtaggaggtgaccataaatagatatttggctataaaaaataaaaggtatctatggaatataattttttaaaagggtatttatttaaaataactaaggtatcaacctttgctatTGGAGGTAACTAATCTAGTTAAGAACAATTTTGCTAAAAATAAAGAACAATTTGGAATTCTACTTTGCTTAATGGACTTGGATAACAAACTATAGCTAACATGAGCGATGCCCAACAGCCATCTCTGAAAGGCGAGTAAAAGCACTACTAGAAATTGGCGGAAAACCGTCCACAGCCTACGGACCGAAATCGGACGGAAGAGGAAACCAACCGAAATTGGTCGGAAAGAATATAAATTGATTGCAAAAGACAAATAACCAATTTCAAATAAACATACCGATCACCATCTGTCGGTAAATGTGGTCCCATAATATCGAAATATTATTTTATCTGACACATTTCACATTATCGATCGATGTAGGTCGAAATGAACATTGACCAAAAGTTGGTCAAACTTGCACATTATGTacgaaaaaaatatttaaataaaaaaagatcCTCATTTTCTGCCGATATCGAACGGAATATTTAATTCATTTTTTCCCACCCAATGTATGTTTTATTTTTCTGTAactaatataattttttcaaaagaATTGATGTAAATACCGACCGATATTGGCCGATATTAGTGGTCAAACATGGTCAGCCATTTATAGATTATTTTTATCTACAATCCACATATATTAAACATCCTAAATTGTAATATTATATACACACACACGCAaaacttacattaacttgtaccaGCTAATTAATTTTGTTGAAATGTTATTAATCAGGTATCCGAGCAAAGTACTAATTAATTTTGTTGAATTGTTATTAATCAGGTATTCGAGCAACATACTAATCAGGTGATGTAAGGCACTCACATAGAACGTCGATTGTATAATCTAGTTATTCTCGATCACCTGATTAGTACTTTGCTCAGATACTTGACCAGTGGATCAATTGGAAATTCAATTATATTTAATTGACCTAGgatatttttttaatcaatttattgtcACGCCCtgaccttggggagcgcgaccggcactcaacagagataccccggtcgagcaagcctgcgcAATGCCGTcaacccaactcacccatgaataaagagaagaatacatttcattaattagacagtaagaggtcatgtgaacaacaccagTTCGTAGCCATAAGTTACatcattaacaagtctccaaaatagtacaCTATACAATCATAGTTGAAGTGGAACAGGTGAtacgattacaacatttttagtttaaccttcccaaaacAAGATAAGACACACACAATGTCTATagagcctctaacagaaacaaaagagtgTTATAACAATACCGACAACAAGGGTccaactatacctcaaaatgttaTATACAAAGACAAGAGATACAggacctgttgatacccaatttttccctatatattttttaatatgcaaataccttcaaaatagcatatgtgtgaatatataagtatgtccaaatgctttattattttttcttaatttttaaagattttttaaccaatttatttccatattttgttcataaaaaaaatccaataataattcccaaaattatcattttggtgattcatttattggattttcatttttatgccaaaatatagctaatataatttttgcatatttttacgaatttatttagtatttttaaaaccaaattgcatataattgcaatattagcctcttttaagatttagttgcatttacatttataaaaattaagtccagtatttttaaattgataattatatgttataaaatattttagtactttcaatttatttccagaaataaattttactatttttataattttaaaagaggaaaattggctatttaaatgatagcccaATTTCATTCCAATTATAGCCTAATTTGACCCCAATTTGAACCCAATTTTTTCGGACCAATTCCCACTCAAACCCGAACCCTTAACCCAATTTACATGACCCAACCCGGTCTCCCACCTAACCCCtttaatcttggtcgttgatcatttagatcaacgaccaccattccccctttcctttttaaacCCCAAACGATCCCTAAACCTATATCATTTCTCACCTACCACCGCCCTTGAatcctcttctctctcaactctctttGAAACTCTCATGAACTCTAGCCGtcgttgtgagcacgtgatttttgcctcacacaaattactcccaaaaattcaaaataaaatagtttttcttttgtgtgcaattttgtgaatttttcgaGATATTTTCAGCTATTGATTGCATTTGTGTGTACACGTTTATTTGTGTAAATTAAtggaaaagtacaaaaatatagcattttaaatttaggattttatttttagtaAAATTGTATTTTTACAAGAAAAGCATAAAAAATAATGCACTTTGCATTTTAGTATTTAATGATGtgatttggtatttaattattctGTGATAATTACTACTTAGAGTTAATTAACATTTTTAGGATAAATTAATCAAGTTTAAATTTAGgttggattttttttatatatatttattttattagaattctagaataataaaaggaaaagaataataAATAGTTTATCAGAATTTTGGGCCAAATTCAGTTTAAATTGAAAAGCCCAAATCAAATTCGCCCCAACCCGGTCCGCCCCCAGcgtcgaccaaacgacgacgttttggTCAtgtcaatctggaccgttgaatcAGCTTGATCAAACGGTCCAGAAGTTAACCCATTCACAAACCCTGACCCGACCCACCTTGTACCCAGTCCGGTCCAGCACCCATATGGTTGAAACGACTCCGTTTTGATTATTGACTCGATTAGGACCGTTGGATTTCATTCATCCAGCGGCCCTGATTAAATCAACAATTTTAATATACCACAACCCCCCCAAGCCAAACCCCCCCTCACCTCTTTGTCTCTGAGCTTCAGAGACCAAACAGACCCTCCGCCTCTTACCACCgtgctccgcccaccggaaatcgcctcacggtggttccggtggtccaaatgaccccatcttttcaccactgattcccctcgacctccccattCCGAATCCCTAACTCTTATCCCTCGAATCCCAGCCGTGTGCTTCGAATATTAGATCGAAAATCAGGCCGGAACCCTATCTCGTCCAATGGCCTCCAATTTGACACTACAGCTTCCCCAAGACTTCCTCGTTCCAGTCCCATACTCATTTCCCTTCGAATCATCCcccaacttctcgaatcttcaattgaagattcgagcaaaccacaaaccaaaaccaatccaccccaaattcataccctggtaccccctgacctccctcgtgcctaaacCACCTTTGGTTTGGGTCGAATCTGGCTAGAAACACccgaaccccaaatcgaaacgTAAGAATCCTAGAAAACCAAAACTGGTTTCTGTCCGAAATTGAAGGGAATTTGGGTgtttaactgaccttagtcgaagtgttctcagttgaaaacactcgattaaggtctgttTGACCTCAAAAAGTTCAAGTCCGAGTCAATTCAAGTCCGTCTGTTCTTTGTTCCATTTAAggtatttttccttctttccttttattctatttttgatgttttaaatgtctgtttatttgtttagtattgttatattaatttttcagttttttgtcgattgttctgttcttctccctcagaccttttatttggtcgaatttgttTCTGCTCGTTGTTGTGTATAATTATAGGCTGTGTAATCGATTCgaataagtttcgtcgattagttaagtcTTATTATAAATCCCTGTTCTTGTCAATGCGCTTGAATTGCCTGATTATCTATTTCTGATTGATTGTTGTCAATTGTTGTAGGCAATCGGTTAATTAGTTATCGTCGATTAATTCAGTTTTACTAGTAGTTTTCGTCAGATGGTTTGAGGTCGAATGTTGTATGTACTGATCTTTAGGCAATTAGCTTtagggcattgtcaatatactgacaatggtCCTGCATTCTTGTATAGGTTTGACTTAgaattgtgttagtttaatccCTGCATTCAGGTGATTTtgattcagtttcagcttcagctttaatgattctgttgagttctgtgttgTGTTAGTTTttgatttaaattcagttcatttgTTTTAATTAGAATTCAACCTTAGTCATTCAGTTGTCaggaggattggttatagctgttaatcagaattagttttagataattgttagcttgaACTGATTTTAGAGTTAAAGGTTTTAATGCAGATGAATAGATTGTAttagggcagtaatattaaggggtttcaggggtgatttgggaatggaacagttaggataatattttaatgttagtaTCTTGTTAGTGGGGTATTAAATGTCTTTAAATTAATAAGTTAATGAGGAACAAGAGGAATTGGGGCggaaaataaggaaaagcatTCCTTAGTGGGTTTTAAGTGGAAATATGCAGATTTTAGTGGTCAAAAGGGTCTGGTAGTTAAGTTTTAAAGAGGGGGCAGGTCTGTAATGGCTATAAAAGGGAAGACATTTGGACTAATTAATAGGGGAA is a genomic window containing:
- the LOC107784561 gene encoding protein MIZU-KUSSEI 1-like yields the protein MGRLQPGNVVAPDRSPSRLPAAPVLLPQSSHKKGQWKSTKLFRRAVKSVFRSFPVINPPCKMPVSLHGNRMHEGHIHGGKQMTGTLFGYRKARVNLAIQETPRSVPLLVLELSIHTGKLLQDMGSGLVRIALECEKNPSEKLKLIDEPIWTMYCNGRKAGYAVKRGPTEDDLKVMQNLHAVSMGAGVLPSQKADSPEGELTYMRAFFERAIGSKDSETYYMMNPNGTSGPELSIFFVRV